AAggcaaaaatataataatttttcaatatatttatttaacaaaatgtattttttttcagcaacatAAACTTGGTATTGTTTGATCTTGTGAAAACCACCACTTGTAAATCTTACTTTTGAAGTTTGATGTTTGGAGCTCATTCCAAAATTGAGTTAAAGtgtcttcatgtttttcttttaataaattgaGATACTTAGAGAAAACACAAAGGCTCAAACATTCACTTTGTGGAAACAACAGTAGTTCATGTACTTGTAGAGCAAAACCAAgatctttttttcttgccacaTATTACTATATACAGTTAGGTCACACAAAATTAGAATACAGAGAAaaacttcaatgtttttcttccactggTTTCAGAAAGCATTAGATCTGTTGCacaaagaattattttttttatttattgtctttttgttCATCAtgacttacagataatgaaaagtcaaaattctatgtttaaaatgtttaaatataacatgggaccaatttaaaaaaactggttTACATATGTTGAATTCCTCATGTCAAGaccctcctgaaccagagacaacttcagaagcatcttacctgggctaaggagaagATCTAGACTGTTGCTCAGAGGTCCAAAGTcttgttttcagatgaaagtgaATTCTACATTTCATTTGGAAGCCTAGatccagagtctggaggaagaatgGAGTTGCACAGAATCCACATTGCTTGAAGTCCTGTGTGAAATTTCCACAATCAGTGGTGGTTTGTAGTGccgtgtcatctgctggttctggtcaaCTGAGGAGAACACTCACATTGCCCaggtgagcgttgaagtcccccagcagaaGAAAAGGAGTCCACAGGAGgagcactctccagtaccccccaccccccaagaactccaaaaagggtgccttttggcgcataagcacaaacaacagtcagaacccttcCCCCCACACGTAtgtggagggaggccaccctctcgttgaaccccaacgtacaggcaccaagataaggggcaacaagtatgcccactcctgacattccacgtcccgagagccagcttctgcagccgacgATCAgaccaaggtccccgcccttgGCTGCCACCCATCTTAAAATGCGCCTGACCCCTTTGGCCTTTCCCACATGTGGCAAGCCCACTGGAAGGAGGGCTCATGTTTCCTCTTCGGGCTTTACCTGGCAGGGCtccaaatatgtttttcttcataAGGGGTATGTGAGCTGCACTTCTTCTGaaccctcacctaggacctgtctgccttaggtaaccctactaggggcatgaagcccctgacagcatagctcctcgGGTCATTGGAACACTCAAAACCCTTTACCATGataaggtaccaaaagctggttcagaTGATGCTGTGCTTGATTTGCCAGGAAACTGGCCTAATCTGAATTTATAGATAATCTGTGGAGCATTATCAAGAGCAAGATGAGAaaacaccagacccaacaatgcaactGACCTGAAGTCcactatcaaagcaacctgggcttccaatacacctcagcagaaccaggagctGATTGGCTACATGCTATGCCATATTgttgcagtaattcatgcaaaaggagcccttAACAAATACTGAATTCATAGAAAACCCAAACCCTAACCGTAACGCCAACCctacttttcagaagcctgacatttctgttcaaaatatacatttttatagatCATATGCAATATTCAAATCTTACGACAGACAGATTTTTGGGTCATCATTATCTGTAAGACCCTGTAATGAAGAATAAAACAACGTTTCTATTTATGCTAGATTATTGTCCAGTTGAAAGTTTCAAAAACCCGaaaatattttgataaatataTCTCCCACTGGGGCCATTGCAAGTAGGGCGTCTGTCAGGACACTAAATAAGGCAGTAGCTTGGTTTCCTTCGATAAAACATATTATTTGGTAATGCTAAGAAGAAATTTTACTTTACAGATAAATATGCGCTTATAAGAATATTACATGAACCTCTGAGTCACTCACCAGTTCTGTGTCGTCGCTCAACTGAATTATATAGAAGAATCATTTGACAATCAGGAGGTTGTGAGTTTAACTCCTCAGCAGCCACCTGCTTGTCACTCAGTGTGTCCCTGAAAGGAAAACGTTGGATCTCTTTTCTACATGAAGTATTTGCTAAGTCTGTCCTGGAGCTCAGTGGACCATGTTGTTTTCAGGTTATATTCTCCACTTTGACAAAGGGTTACTTCTAAATATTGATTATCCATGTAATACTTGCTGCTCCGTGGGAGGTGTATTTATGGATGCGTTCTTTTattgttcagatttttcaaatgATTAGGATCCAAATGGAATTGAAAATTTGTGTAATTAATAGTGTTTTTTACTcttccttcaataaactgtAATGACAATGTATTTAGCCCAGAATCTTGATGTACTCATGTGCTTGCAGCTACCTGTTGTTATTTGATACCATGTGGTATATAATCTCATGTGtaatgttttttaaccttttatattgtttcttctctttttacagGATCATAACAATGGCTTCACCATTTCTTTCCTGTCTTGTCCTGGGTATGATCATATCAGCTTTTGCATTACCACGTACTGAGCCACCGCTGGTCCGTGACCATCCCTTCGTGGCCATATGGAACGCCCCCACAGACCAATGCAAACAACTTGAAATTCCACTTGACACCGCTGCCTTCCAGGCAGTGACTACACCTTCAGCTGTGCCAGGTCAGTTTCTTACCATCTTTTATGAAGACCGCCTCGGCCTTTATCCCAAAGTTGACATAATCAAGCACAAGATCTACAAAGGTGGTATCCCTCAAAATGGCAACCTGACAGAACATCTCGCTAAGGCCAAAAGTACAATAGATCGCTATATTTCCCAAGATTCCTCTCCTGGGCTGGCTGTGATCGACTGGGAGTCCTGGCGTCCTCTGTGGGACCAAAACTGGGGATCAAAACGTATTTATCAGAAGTTATCCCTTACTCACGCTTTGCAGCTGGCTCCATTTTTGTCAACAAAGCAAGTTTCCAAAATGGCTAAGAGCCAGTTTGAGCAAGCTGGGCGACGCTTCATGGAGAAAACTATCAGCATTGGCATCGGCAAGCGTCCAAGCCGCCGCTGGGGCTTTTATCTGCTTCCTGACTGTTTCAACTACGGATGGGACAAGCCACTCTACACAGGGCAATGCGCCGCTAAAACTCAGAAGCAGAACAACAAGCTGCTGTGGCTGTGGGAACGAAGCACCGCCCTCTTTCCCTCCATCTACCTTCACTTGACGCTGAGAAACTCCCCCCGTGCTGCACTCTATGTCCGCAATCGTGTCCAGGAGGCGCTGAGGGTGGCGGCACTGCCAAACCGCCCCTATACTGTGCCCGTCTATGTCTACTCCAGACCTCTGTACCGGGATCAGACCCAAAAGTTTCAGACTCAGGTGATTACTTTCACAACATTCCTTCTGTATTGTCCACATTTACTTCTAGTTGCTAATAATCTTCCAGAATAGGATCTGATTTTCCTGTGGGATTGGCATCCAGGTGCTGAGTACCACCCACTAGTAATACCACGAGTATAAAAACGAATGAAAgcttttcatgttttagaaGATCTTATAGTACCCTCCACACTAATATACTCCACTTGATAAAGAtgcataaaacaatttaaaaggaaataatattttaatgcaGAACAAAATTTTCCATTGAAGGTTTTAGAAAAAGACAACATATTATTTGAGAACATTCATTAAGAGGCGAGATTATCATATGAAGAAAATTTTGTCTACATGAAACAGGCAACCTGTTCACCTTATGCCTTGAGTCATGGCTGCACACTATTAGAAAATCATGCAATTGGTATATTTGTGGTGACACATTTATTAGGTAACCCCACCCTccgggtttttattttttattttaaagtacaATATGATATTGTCCTAAGACTGAAATTACGATACAGATCAGCTTAGTTCCCATGAAATCAATGAGTTCAGTATACCAAGAACTTACATTCTGCTTGGTTAATGTAAGACTTTTAATAACAGATGCGTCATCAGATGAGTAGAGGCTTTTTAGGAGCTCATTTTCAAATGTCaaacagtcatttttttttcaaattaaatatcaCAGTGTGACAAAAACGCCCATAGTCCTCACAGGGAGCAATGAAAATGTTCTATTTGGAtcacatgtttgtgtttttgctcctgCTCTTTCAGACGGATCTGGTTAACACCATTGGAGAGTCCGCAGCTCTGGGTGCCTCTGGGGTTGTAATATGGGGAGGTACCAGGGACTACAATAACAAGGTATCCTTCAAGGCCTGAAgtcataaaagaaaaatgtgtgttgaTATAAAATTCACTTGTCAGCATGCATACTGAACATCTTGTCTCTTCCCTTAATGAAGCAGCGATATTGCTCCCCAATTCTAAAGCAGAGGGTCAAGATCTGCCACTGAAGGCTTCTGTGTTTGCTTTCagacatgattaaaaaaactgcTGAAACATCTTAACCGGAACATAGATGACCAGGTTTTAATCAGCAAAAATCTGAATGTCATCATTTCCTCTTTTAAGTGGAGTGTACTGTAGAGAAAGGACACTAAGGTTTTCTTATCTCTGTTTTGCAGATATGTTAAACAGCcaatggacattttttttcttttgctgggGTTATGGGTTTCTTTAATTTAATGTCAAACAAACCATTTCAAAGCTAAATTAAGCAGCTTTTTGGTTTGGTAACTAGAACAACTAAAGCGATACCTTGTTTTACTCAGTTTTATGAAATCAGTTAACAGACTGCTGCTCTTTCAACataatccaaataaacaaagctCTAACCAGATAAACACTCTCTCTGCCAATAAATCTGAATAACAAATCAGAGGaaaatttttctgttttaggaatACCACCATTAGTATTATTTGTTTAATCCC
This genomic stretch from Fundulus heteroclitus isolate FHET01 chromosome 2, MU-UCD_Fhet_4.1, whole genome shotgun sequence harbors:
- the LOC105934784 gene encoding hyaluronidase PH-20 gives rise to the protein MASPFLSCLVLGMIISAFALPRTEPPLVRDHPFVAIWNAPTDQCKQLEIPLDTAAFQAVTTPSAVPGQFLTIFYEDRLGLYPKVDIIKHKIYKGGIPQNGNLTEHLAKAKSTIDRYISQDSSPGLAVIDWESWRPLWDQNWGSKRIYQKLSLTHALQLAPFLSTKQVSKMAKSQFEQAGRRFMEKTISIGIGKRPSRRWGFYLLPDCFNYGWDKPLYTGQCAAKTQKQNNKLLWLWERSTALFPSIYLHLTLRNSPRAALYVRNRVQEALRVAALPNRPYTVPVYVYSRPLYRDQTQKFQTQTDLVNTIGESAALGASGVVIWGGTRDYNNKASCQSLSEYLSSTFSPYVANVTAAAMLCSQVLCQGNGRCVRKNYSSPHYLHLNPASFQILKANGKYVAVGLPSANDLNHWLENFTCQCYAGWSCFPALRRPAKVQLIRV